A window of the Oncorhynchus kisutch isolate 150728-3 linkage group LG12, Okis_V2, whole genome shotgun sequence genome harbors these coding sequences:
- the LOC109900237 gene encoding heparan sulfate glucosamine 3-O-sulfotransferase 5-like yields the protein MLFKQQALLRQKLFLLGSLAIGSLLYLVARVGSLDRLQPICPIESRLGPPHLPEQFPLRTLQYKRGLLHEIRKGNATKEQIRLHNLVQQLPRAIIIGVRKGGTRALLEMLNLHPAVVKASQEIHFFDNEQNYARGIDWYREKMPFSFLHQITIEKSPAYFITEEVPERIFKMNSSIKLLIIVREPTTRAVSDYTQVLEGKERKNKTYHKFEKLAIDGNTCDVNTKYKAVRTSIYTKHLERWLKFFPVEHFHIVDGDRLITDPLPELQLVERFLNLPSRISRYNLYFNATRGFYCLRFNNVFNKCLAGSKGRIHPEVDPSVVAKLRKFFHPFNQKFYQITGRTFNWP from the exons ATGCTATTCAAACAGCAGGCGTTGCTGAGACAGAAGCTCTTCTTGTTGGGCAGCCTTGCTATTGGGAGTCTCCTCTATCTAGTGGCCAGGGTTGGGAGCTTGGATAG GCTGCAGCCTATTTGCCCCATAGAGAGCAGACTGGGCCCTCCTCACCTGCCGGAGCAGTTCCCTCTCCGGACCCTGCAGTATAAGCGTGGTCTGCTCCACGAGATCCGCAAGGGCAATGCCACCAAAGAGCAGATCCGCCTGCACAACCTGGTGCAGCAACTGCCCCGGGCCATCATCATCGGAGTGCGCAAGGGCGGCACGCGCGCCCTGCTGGAGATGCTCAACCTGCACCCAGCTGTGGTCAAGGCCTCGCAGGAGATCCACTTCTTTGACAACGAACAGAACTACGCCCGGGGCATCGACTGGTACCGGGAGAAGATGcccttctccttcctccaccAGATCACCATTGAGAAGAGCCCCGCCTACTTCATCACAGAGGAGGTCCCCGAACGCATCTTCAAGATGAACTCCTCCATCAAGCTGTTGATTATTGTGCGTGAGCCCACCACCAGAGCTGTGTCCGACTACACACAGGTGCTGGAGGGCAAGGAGCGTAAGAATAAGACCTACCACAAGTTTGAGAAGCTGGCCATCGACGGCAACACGTGTGATGTGAACACAAAGTATAAGGCGGTACGGACCAGCATTTACACCAAGCACTTGGAGCGCTGGCTGAAGTTCTTCCCCGTGGAACATTTTCACATTGTGGACGGCGACCGTCTGATCACAGACCCGCTGCCTGAGCTGCAGCTCGTCGAGCGCTTCCTCAACCTCCCCTCCAGGATCAGCCGGTATAACCTGTATTTCAATGCCACCAGGGGATTCTACTGCCTGCGATTTAACAATGTCTTCAACAAGTGCCTGGCAGGCAGCAAGGGGCGCATCCACCCTGAGGTGGACCCCTCAGTGGTGGCCAAACTGAGGAAGTTCTTCCACCCCTTCAATCAGAAGTTTTATCAGATTACTGGGAGGACGTTCAACTGGCCCTGA
- the LOC109900667 gene encoding myristoylated alanine-rich C-kinase substrate, which produces MGAQFSKTAANGETAVEKPGEAAASPTKTNGQENGHVKVNGDASPAAAEAGKEVQANGSTTAEEAPKEEAAPAEVAAVDGVKTENAETVSPAAEGEATKPEGATASTSNETPKKKKKRFSFKKSFKLSGFSFKKTKKETGDGAEGEEAAASTEEAKAETAEAPEVTAEVEEAKPAEGEAAVAAEEEAKEAASPAEAKPEETAAPAEEARVAQATEEPKAEEKPAEPAAAEEAPISEEAAPATEAASSPEAPVTAEVAVE; this is translated from the exons ATGGGAGCGCAATTCTCCAAGACAGCTGCAAATGGCGAAACCGCGGTTGAAAAGCCTGGAGAGGCTGCCGCTTCACCAACCAAGACCAATGGACAG GAAAATGGCCATGTGAAAGTGAATGGGGATGCCTCTCCTGCAGCTGCTGAGGCAGGCAAGGAGGTGCAGGCCAATGGCAGCACCACAGCTGAGGAGGCTCCAAAAGAGGAGGCTGCGCCTGCAGAAGTGGCGGCAGTAGATGGGGTGAAGACAGAGAATGCAGAGACTGTGTCTCCAGCAGCCGAGGGTGAGGCCACCAAGCCGGAGGGAGCCACGGCTTCAACCAGCAACGAGACccccaaaaagaagaagaagcgcTTCTCATTCAAAAAGTCCTTCAAGCTCAGTGGCTTCTCCTTCAAGAAAACCAAAAAGGAGACTGGCGATGGGGCAGAGGGTGAGGAGGCTGCTGCGTCCACTGAGGAGGCCAAGGCTGAGACAGCCGAGGCCCCAGAGGTCACGGCAGAGGTTGAGGAGGCCAAGCCTGCTGAGGGAGaggctgctgttgctgctgagGAGGAGGCCAAGGAAGCAGCTAGCCCTGCAGAGGCCAAGCCTGAGGAAACAGCAGCCCCCGCTGAGGAGGCCAGGGTAGCCCAAGCCACTGAGGAGCCAAAGGCAGAAGAAAAGCCAGCTGAGCCTGCTGCTGCAGAGGAAGCACCCATCTCGGAGGAGGCTGCACCTGCAACAGAGGCTGCATCCAGTCCAGAAGCCCCCGTTACTGCAGAGGTCGCTGTTGAGTAA